In Montipora capricornis isolate CH-2021 chromosome 4, ASM3666992v2, whole genome shotgun sequence, the DNA window ACAGTACGCATCAAGCTTTtagccgggtattctgcagtttagcaCTGTTTAATTTGCAGCTAAGAAAACTTTAAGGATTTTCCTATGGAGTGCAAGAAGAAAAATCAATGTCTTTCCttgttaaaaaaaccagcacttcgatacaaatttattttgttattgcCGGCCAACAACCAATACAGGAGTATTTTAAAGCGCTTAAGCTGTTTGCTTCCATGTGTGTATGTTGTTGATTCATATAACATTTCTGTTGAGAAAAGGTGCCCCAGTATGTCGATGTAAATGTCCTCAGaacacaaataataatattaatgttttATGGAAAGTTATTGCATAATTATAAGATTTTTTTTGTACATTGTTTCAATTTAATTTTGAGGTGTATTCCTCTCTTTGCTCCTTTTTCTCTAATTTCTCTTGCAAAACATTTTCCTGATTACCCTTTgcttgtatttgttttttctgCCTGTATTTGTTGATCTGGTTGCCcttaattttaaaagattgaACCCTTTATCCCCTAAAGAGGCTCCCATTGagaagtaaaataattattttctggcatttatttaattaagtgcccctgtgataaaaaaaatcacttcctttttttcttcagattttgaaagtgtgtttgcctaTTAAACAcaggactggcaaaattttgagctttgatttttattcaaaggccgtctgtttactttgagcgtaagttttggatttcacggtctgccattacatgtactcatgttcaaaactgaccgattggacctcagacgcttggatccagggaaaagtgacatcaaaagctcactagcttaaaatttcagcgtgtgaatgcagcttattatatatgcaaaacacgagtttgacagtctgaaagcccaaacttcccgtgctgcatattaattctgcagcATACACACacgttgcattcttaaactagtgagcctgtgatgtcattttctcctcaatccatgcagctctctcaagatcttgaacttagtaatggcagaccattagataggaaaattccagttaaaataaacaggtgtcgtttttaatcaaggcttaaaactttagtcgcttagtgtttagttaacatagttttgaaattcaaagcaaaaataagattgattttttggtcacaggggcactaaAACACACTctagtaaaatctataagtgttaATTTTTGATTGATAATCTACGGTCTAATTcgaaataaatgttattaaccTCATACCTCTTGTATAGTGCCTTGTATTTTTCCACTTCAATATAGTCGTGGAACTTGTAAATTGAACTGGAAAAAGTGGCAGAGGCCAAAATGTTTAACCATTTATTATTCGCCGGGGGCAAGGTGGATATCAGTGAATAAAAGCCGAGACAAAGTTGAGGTTTtcattcaccgatattcaccgagcctgaggtgaataatgaAATTACATAGatgataatttgaaaaatatgcattttcttgaaaacaataatattaattttttggtctgtcacctcgacaaaacggcttgcagacattttgaaaaaaaaagctcgGGCGATTATCATGCAATAATCACCTCAGGTGTAACCAATCAGCACAGAGAATTTTTgttaatcacctatgtaattataccaaTATGTTATTGTATGGAACATAAACTTGGTTGATAAGAGGTGTTCATGATAATCTATTTCTTGCAGTTATGTTGTTGTCAGTGATTGATGTAGTTTTTTTTGTTCCAGGCACCTTATATGATGGAGAAAAGtttcaacttgaatttaaatTTGGATCCAGATACCCCTTTGAATCCCCAGAGGTATaatgtttcttctttttttaccaACCTTCAGAAAAATCTTATCCCAGTTTATGGtatcttgctttttttttttatttctccatgCACTCGAGGCTCAGATGGTTGGGCATCAGGCTGTCATGCTGGAGGTTGTGGGTTCGAACCCTTTGGGATCAACACTTGGGATCtgaaaataactgaggagaattaGTGCTGCCTTtataatgacatctgcaaatgagtaggctttcaagtcttctgggataaggactatttatttttttctcggTGCGTGATCgtgcggaattcaacaaatcctgcaatctgattggttccgggagcagGCGGAATTTTCTCAGTGGCCTGCTCATGGCTGGCTGAATCCTAGCCTTGGTTGCatgagcttgtgtgatgacctTAATGACACCAAATCCatttacatacagaagttactttttattagacaagaggtttggaaatagaattcaaataaaaatgtttctcTTTGAAATGTTCAGTTTGAAAGTTGCTTTAATACTACATTCGCTGTCAAGTACGGTGCGAGTcaacacttgaaaaaatgatttcagagaggaagggagagagaggaaATAAGTTATTTAggagctaagggtcggtccgtatacgGGAAACTGTGACTTTGGTGTTTAGAAAGCATAAATTTGCAAGATCTCattcacagtttttcgctacacggacctcccagctggcaaatgaCATATCATTATATAACTGTAGacccccgtctcacaaatatcttccatattcataagttccctgttggacattaaagaacccacacacaaTTCGAGAAGAGTGGGGAACAGAGTCACCAGTgatgtggctgtcctgttctcttcaggagaagtggccggcttggcataATGTCTCTGAAAAGGCTTATGGTGTacgaggccacctaagcagaaacaacCATAAGTCAAAGAGTGACCTTGTGAAGTGTTGGAACATGTAGATTTTCGTAGTATCGTTGATATGACTAAAATATGAGTTTCTACTCCTAGCACATTAAAGTTGTCACCATAGAGTGTGTTTTGTCTTGAtattatgtttcttttttttccattttgttttaaGTCATCTGCAGCCTTCTGGTCAAACAATTTGACCAGAAATCAACTTTGATGAACTGCTTTCCTTTCATAATCTCCATGACTCTCATACAACCAAAGCTCAACTCTTGACTAACAGCTGTCGACTAAAACTGTCACAGTGGCTCATCTAAATTTACAGCTATCAACTTCAACCACAACCTGTCTCTTAAAAAccattttggacaaaacaatTGTGTTAAAACAGCTTTCAATCATAGGTTATCACAAAATTAATCAAGTGTCCCTTAGGGTATCAGCCTGGATACCAGCCGAGGATGGTCTACTGACactcattttcctttttttacattACAAATTATTTAGCAGAACcactttaaatttttatttcatctgCATGAATCTCAGTTTGGTCTATGAAGTACAGCTGCCACAAACTCTTGATAAATTTTTGTCTAATGACCTCCAACACCTCTCGACTTAATTACAACTTTCTACTTCAATGGCGACATGGCTCTTGAATGTGATCTTGAAAGCATATGATATTAATTAAGCAGCTGTCAATCAAAAGTTCTCTGAGAGTATAAGCGTCCTTTGAGGTAATTCTCCCTCCCATTTCGATAGACCTTGGCATACTTGCTGTTATTTCGTTTAAAATTTGAATGATGTATGTATGTCTCGTTGTAGGTCATATTTGGAGGTGCCAACATTCCAGTTCATCCTCATGTTTATAGTAATGGACATATTTGCCTGTCAATTCTAACCGACGACTGGTCTCCTGCTCTGTCTGTGGAATCAGTTTGTCTTAGCATTGTGAGCATGCTTAGTAGCTGTCAAGAAAAGGTATTTGACGATTTGACCTCATGCAGTAAATAATCAAATAATGTCAGAGCTGTCCTGGTTTGATGAattgattttattaaaaactgaactacagatattagatttccagcattttcattggcttgctggacacaggctatcagttcatatacctgctgtacctaaatatggtcaaggagtgcgtcagcaataaagcaagctgaaaacatttttgcagctctgagaaaaaatggccaacaaaagcatttttggaccagaattaataaaacaatattctactcgggcttgctggatatgaaatgattataaccaactcggcacTCCGCACCTCATagaattattgttaaatataataTCTATATTGCATATAAATAAAAGTAAACCCTGGATCAATGTTGAATGTTTTCATTACCACTTTAAATTGAGTAAGTAAATATTAAAATGACAGTTAAAATTATTGCTACCAGTACCTAACTATAAAAACTTAATAGTACTAATAATGTACAAGCAACACAATTATGTTAAACCGGGAAATGTGTTAAATGATAACAGCTATGTTTATTTAGCTTCTGTGAGATTGATTGCACAGAATTAATTCCTTTATGACATGTCAAAtcacctattaatcatttgttaCTATATTTTTGAGAGTCACACATCAACGGGTATTTCTCTTAGGTGTTATAAACAGTGGATGATTATTCAAGAATGATGTGTGTAAACATCAGTGTTAATGCTAATTACAAGTCTTAAAACTCTGGGAAAATGATATCAACAGAATATCAACATCAAGGAAACTAGATTTATTTTaataagtgtctagtcttctactgctggagcactaattggggacactgtaaacggaaatcaacaaattaatgcaaatcaagtcaaatgttggtttttgaggagaaaagaaaaccagagtacctggagaaaaacctcttggtgcagagtagagatcacgatagagaaccaacaaactcaacgcaCATATGAcactgagtctgggaattgaaccccgaCCACATAATGGTGGGGATcgagcgagtgctctcaccactgcaccttCCCTGCACCCCTGGCCAGCcggaccgggcatttggaaggactaactctacaatgcctttaaaataattatcataCATCGAGGAGGATACACACTCCACCTAAAGAAATGCAAGGGATCATCACGCAAGTGTTCTTTCAAAtcgttgcattttctttgtaaactgACAGGTCTGGCCTGCCCGTTCTGGCAAAAAGGAAGTGCCctaaatttctttttaaagatACAAGAAGTTTAAACAATGAATAGGTATGGTTCTCGTCGACAAACAGAGTCAGTGGACAAAACTTGGTCTACTGCACTTTTATTATATCACTGGTCACTTTGCAGCAATCCCGACTTCTCATTTGAGTAGTTGGATGTTTCCCGGTATTAAGTCCACAGCATGTGAAGAACATTCATGAGGTAACTCGGCTGTTGTGTTCTGTTGCTTCTTTCAGAAACTTCCACCAGACAATAACTGGTATGTAAAAACATGTAACAAAAATCCCAAGAAAACAAGATGGTGGTATCATGGTAAGGAACATAATGTTTAACTGTCTTGAAGTTgatcttttttttcattgtattaAGCCTTGTTTTCACTGGTATCAGAGCAAGACAAAGGGATAGTGCTTGAAATGTCAGCTCACAAATCCTTCTTAATTGTTATCACTTAGTCAGGAATTGTGACACATTTTATGGGCTAAAATGGAGAATTTGGCGGGCTGAAATGTATTTTAGCCTGCTgaaataaaccaatgaaaagtaTGAAATTGTGCAATTGTACATTAAATTTCGACACTACAAATAAGCTTTATGGAACTTTCCTTTCATCtcttacaatttttgaaaactcagaGGGCAAGATTTTGTGATTTCTAGCCAGCTTCACggtaacgtttttttttttttttcattcagggTAATTAAAAACCATCCAACTTGTAAATGAACACTGTTTAATTCTCTCAGTGCCCTCCAAAGTGATGATAATACAAAATGTCATGTAGTTCCTGTACTGTGAATACAGTTTGTGTTATTGGGCATACTGTAAATATGTTTTGGGCATTTCGCAGAGCTCATTTTAACCTTCATAACATGAGTCTGAGTCAGGCCCagttttggtaaaatgaaaaaacCTGGTTGCCCAACGAAAAAAAAGTGGGAAAATTTACCCAGCCAAAAATCGAAAATGAATTTATCATTAATGCAGCACCCAACAAGTTTACTTATCGGCTTTCTGTTGTCAATGTCtgggtaaaagttaagaataCGATCCAACCAACGCGTCTGCCAgcacgtcggccaacgcgtcggtcaactgtcggtcgactgtcggctGACGTGTTGGCCGActcgttggtgggatcggattcttaacttttaccgATGTCTAATAGTAGTTTGAAGTTATTGATAATATTGTTGTTACTTTGCTGCTGCTATTAAAGCATTTCCCATCttgaatatctgtggcttttacaaaacattgtCAGATAGAAAAATGCAAGAGACAATATCACAAACATGAAGTCAAAACTACATCATATTGCACACACTATAAGAACTACAGTAACTGTAACAGTAAGATATTCAAGCTCGATCGCCATGTGATTGCATCTCAACATGGCttgcattaaattttaattatttctacCTTGGGTTTTCTAATGGGCAGTCATGGATTTTATATCAGGGCAACCAAATATATAGGTTTGGTTGCCTTGTCTTTGACAACAAGGACAACATGGATAGttgagaagttaaaaaaaatcactttttgaaGTTGTGGCCTGATTCATGAAGCAGAAGTTTCAATCAATCATATAATATTATAGAACATACGTCGCCTAATTTTACtattcagggcccggttgttcaaaagccgattaacgctaatcccagattaaaaattaaccaagaagtttatttctctactcccaaatgctgttcgacgctgatattcggataaaatttacattagtagatgtcaatcttgaaaaacaaaaataagcaaaagaaactttaaccaaaaagttgaaaacatgatacaaaagtttacgctaatcctggattaagttaatcggctttcgaacaccCGGCCCTGGGTAGTGGCCAGCGGattatctttttttcaaaacgtCAACTGGCCACCCTACCATCTGCACCATGAACGCTTGAACTCATTGAAAGTATGTACATTCGACttggaaaaatgttttttttttttacttctaaactatttttaggggtactcctTGGAGTGGAACTCCATCTTTTGTCCTCATTACCTTTCAGTTTCAAGCACTGTTATATTTTCATGTACATTGTGTATCTTTCATTGTTGTTCAATCAATATTTTGGTCTGTTTTCTTGCAGATGATACTGTTTGATACAAATTAAATTGTCTAACTCTAGTTAACTAGTACAGTCTCCTCATATTGACTCAATTTGTACCAATTGAAAATACCGATTAACTTGTATGAACATTTTATTTGTTATCTTTTCTCGTATTCTTTAACAAGTTTTGACATTCCATTGATTGCTAATCAGCTCATACATTGTAGTTTGGAACCAAAAAGGTATTTTACAACATTAGtaa includes these proteins:
- the LOC138045407 gene encoding ubiquitin-conjugating enzyme E2 W-like encodes the protein MAAWQRRLQKELMEIKRKPPPGMHLDSDSVSSNLATWVIHVDGAPGTLYDGEKFQLEFKFGSRYPFESPEVIFGGANIPVHPHVYSNGHICLSILTDDWSPALSVESVCLSIVSMLSSCQEKKLPPDNNWYVKTCNKNPKKTRWWYHDDTV